From a region of the Dictyostelium discoideum AX4 chromosome 2 chromosome, whole genome shotgun sequence genome:
- a CDS encoding hypothetical protein (Similar to plasmodium falciparum (Isolate 3D7). hypothetical 98.3 kDa protein), giving the protein MNEDLTKLKREIIQQQPMDYNEILFWKVFKNNFLKRQIFYLMLNMDIEFQNHSKYFTENRIKFENVYSFKWMIKNNLLDLIKFKLEKNQYIDIRNSDICNFIKSVKILGGPSKITNNHLIIFKLLINQYQILFENQHVRLLVRLDNHQFLQILLSESIKKFKITSSHISFSIKKCSTLTLDLLNKYINKDNNNNNNNNNNNNNNNNNNNNNNNNNNNNNNNYINNDKDKIITNYIKTNSIEWCLQYNNNDKDSMISYILENKIFLYNQYGFHNYYKYDLEIFVVNNDKAYNLNQCIPTTTATEEVTTMVKELEINSKISDYEKIKQFIKSIVKKENSMKLYSFYYFKYYELIEKDDDFKGFNDSGFLRLNTVGILNKIDNLIIDLKNNKINTNDIINFIIKFLNEIKWNNWRKNKVLLNRIRILIFEIVNDNKELYEKSITKLKQSLNIQLYNLFEFPKEWNSNMISLTIEPMKSNDILLMDKNNYWLNAIDRINNNNSNKSIATPFIIELKKKLWKNLIAFDQDEKINKINNKNNVKINNNNNKNNNFNLYERFQNENNQKENLKFKSTIINFSQFLDISNPFPLETDIKESFETIFESINEFDITKIKSVINSIDIFSPPISRQFSRSWEAFIKKFFNNQFELIQDDDQLEIVKNYLKFWLTLNPKIVKKTSSSSSTTATTTTAISTKPKRPTRPLPNYQFIINYLFKILIKFKGISISELIEIKNQIKKKSILLENSVYHIGFYLNFKSSKYFAYFKNDSLLGNKANLNDLNKICTFEFIFEEGRSFDEILETIIINSTSITDNTINYLININRIKLFRKYFPIYLKNDRYFIFNELLQIGFTLLKKLINYSTNLEYIQSNLNEYLQQIELKVLDNKIDIIIFKKILSNILGYSIILNRKDIVSFIINQYNIKEISNDFTYWNNYPMIEYICENHPNVDISKPFQTAFDNSLPFLSKSIPIFDILIKYKPSLFIITPYNLNNAISSKDYYILNYYFKKGYLHKDEDGNFKLIKN; this is encoded by the coding sequence ATGAATGAAGatttaacaaaattaaaGAGAGAAAtcatacaacaacaaccaatggATTATAacgaaattttattttggaaagtttttaaaaataattttttaaaaagacaaatcttttatttaatgttgaATATGGATAttgaatttcaaaatcattcaaaatattttactgaaaatagaattaaatttgagAATGTTTACTCATTTAAATggatgataaaaaataatttattagatttaataaaatttaaattggaaaaaaaccAATATATTGATATTAGAAATAGTGATATctgtaatttcattaaatctgTCAAAATCCTCGGTGGACCTtcaaaaataacaaataatcatttaattatctttaaattattaattaatcaatacCAAATTCTATTTGAAAATCAACATGTTAGATTATTAGTAAGACTTGATAATCAtcaatttttacaaatactATTAtcagaatcaattaaaaaatttaaaatcacttCAAGTcatatttcattttcaattaaaaaatgttcaACATTAAcattagatttattaaataaatatataaataaagataataataataataataataataataataataataataataataataataataataataataataataataataataataataataataataattatattaataatgataaagataaaataataacaaattatattaaaaccaACTCAATAGAATGGTGCTtacaatataataataatgataaagataGTATGATATCATAcattttggaaaataaaatttttttatataatcaaTATGGGtttcataattattataaatatgatttagaaatttttgtagtaaataatgataaagcgtacaatttaaatcaatgtatcccaacaacaacagcaactgAAGAAGTTACAACAATGGTAAAAGAATtggaaattaattcaaaaattagtgattatgaaaaaataaaacaatttattaaatcaattgttaaaaaggaaaattcaatgaaattatatagtttttattattttaaatattatgaattaattgaaaaggatgatgattttaaaggtTTTAATGATAGTGGATTCTTAAGATTAAATACAGTTggaatattaaataaaattgataatttaattattgatttaaaaaataataaaattaataccaatgatattattaattttattattaaatttttaaatgaaattaaatggaATAATTGGAGAAAgaataaagttttattaaatagaattagaattttaatatttgaaattgttaatgataataaagaactatatgaaaaatcaataactaaattaaaacaatcattaaacattcaattatataatttatttgaatttcctAAAGAATGGAATTCGAATATGATTTCATTAACAATTGAACCAATGAAAAGTAATGACATTTTATTAatggataaaaataattattggtTAAATGCTATTGATcgtataaataataataatagtaataaaagtATTGCAACACCATTtataatagaattaaaaaagaaattatggAAAAATTTAATAGCATTTGATCaagatgaaaaaataaataaaataaacaataaaaacaatgttaaaattaataataataataataaaaataataattttaatttatatgaacgttttcaaaatgaaaataatcaaaaagaaaatttaaaattcaaaagtacaattataaattttagtCAATTTTTAGATATATCAAATCCATTTCCCCTTGAAACTGATATAAAAGAATCATTTGAAACTAtctttgaatcaattaatgaatttgatattacaaaaattaaatcagtAATTAATTCAATCGATATCTTTTCACCACCAATCTCAAGACAATTCTCAAGATCATGGGAAGCatttataaagaaattttttaataatcaatttgaattaatacaAGACGATGATCAACTTGAAATtgtaaagaattatttaaaattttggttaactttaaatccaaaaatcgttaaaaaaacatcatcatcatcatcaacaacagcaacaacaacaacagcaatatCAACAAAACCAAAAAGACCAACAAGACCACTaccaaattatcaatttataattaattatttatttaaaattttgattaaatttaaaggtatttcaatttcagaattaattgaaattaaaaatcaaattaaaaagaaatcaattttattggAAAATTCAGTTTATCATATTGGattctatttaaattttaaatcttcaaaatattttgcatattttaaaaatgattcacTTTTAGGAAAtaaagcaaatttaaatgatttaaataaaatttgtacatttgaatttatatttgaaGAAGGTAGATCATTTGATGAAATATTAGAAACAATTATAATCAATAGTACATCAATAACTGATAATACAATCAACTAcctaattaatataaatagaattaaattatttagaaaatatttcccaatttatttaaaaaatgacagatatttcatttttaatgaaCTTTTACAAATTGGTTTTAcccttttaaaaaagttaattaattatagtaCAAATTTAGAATATATTCAATccaatttaaatgaatatttacaacaaattgaattaaaagtattggataataaaattgatattataatttttaagaaaattttAAGTAATATTTTAGgttattcaataattttaaatagaaaaGATATAGTTTCATTCattataaatcaatataatataaaggaaatttcaaatgattttacTTATTGGAATAATTATCCAATGATTGAATATATTTGTGAAAATCATCCAAATGTTGATATTTCAAAACCTTTTCAAACTGCCTTTGATAATAGTTTACCATttctttcaaaatcaataccaATCTTTGATATCCTTATAAAGTATAAACCATCTTTATTCATAATTACACCttataatttaaacaatGCAATTTCATCCAaagattattatattttaaattattattttaaaaaaggttatttacataaagatgaagatggtaattttaaattaataaaaaattaa
- a CDS encoding hypothetical protein (SWIFT. 6/101), giving the protein MSKNSNVTIVDPVLRLKPTIGGDPSHPFSDFKIEIGVNKIGRASSNNIYLKGDTSVSNYHAQLVFNGAFFLIKDLNSLNKTMVQYRPNEDTTVLKPNLEYPIINGSKITFGSATMTLSYMEVHNSNYSNDTINTEKNFSYTDNRLVPPSPPEPKQQQQQQQQQINKPQPIQNINTTTTTTTTTTTTTDTGASLLSPKSSNNNNNNSNNNSNTTTTTSSSPSHLLTTSNSEIKDIENNVHHINSNNKRKQEDENVDSLGSFDDDGNLVTVKKHKLNKIIDEEHEEHEEYEQKELKEKEKEKEKEKEKKKEIKKTVSKYNIEIEDDLEMEEDEKLNNNQSYDRTEQQNDNNNDNDNIDNMMDEEDDEISSSPQPIRKENKIVKNDKKKEKKEETNNNNNNNNNNNNNNNNNNNNNNNNSISNTSQNSITSQQSDISNNSSGSVCKRGKRGAGKVNDVYINNIGIDIVNSKRKTSKPERLEEQILQKSSSSLSSSSSLPSSSSSSSSSSSFDNKEKEEIINKSPKKQQTPKTTTTTTKTTTKTTSSTAKANSNIKILFSMFSDDVVKNFESICLKLGGSLANNSKECTHLVSDEMKRSKKILECISFGKIIVTSKWLKESKKSNHFLPESQYLLKDEKAESEWDFNLEKSLSIARNRVSGSAALKPLFNNMLFFITKNSIPPKEFLKEIIEINGGNLLDDIKDAENQENQKKIIAVIANADKDKRSLKKWSDNSYKVLKGDFILLSVLSQHLIYEGCEI; this is encoded by the exons atgtcaaaaAATAGTAATGTTACAATAGTTGATCCAGTATTAAGATTAAAACCAACAATTGGTGGTGACCCATCTCACCCATTCtctgattttaaaattgaaataggtgtaaataaaattggtagagcatcatcaaataatatatacTTAAAAGGTGATACTTCAGTTTCAAATTATCATGCTCAACTag tatttaaTGGAgcattctttttaattaaagatttaaatagtttaaataaaactatgGTTCAATATAGACCAAATGAAGATACAACTGTCTTAAAACCAAATTTAGAGTATCCAATTATTAATGGTAGTAAAATTACATTTGGCTCTGCAACAATGACACTCAGTTATATGGAAGTTcataatagtaattattCAAATGATACAATAAATACAGAGAAAAATTTTAGTTATACTGATAATAGATTAGTACCTCCATCACCACCTGaaccaaaacaacaacaacaacaacagcaacaacaaattaataaaccacaaccaatacaaaatataaacaccacaaccacaaccacaactactacaactacaaccacaGATACAGGTGCATCACTCCTATCtccaaaatcatcaaataacaacaacaacaacagcaacaacaacagcaatacaaccaccacaacttCATCATCTCCATCTCACCTTTTAACCACCTCTAATTCtgaaataaaagatattgaaaataatgtaCACCATATAAATAGCAATAACAAAAGAAAACAAGAAGATGAAAATGTTGATAGTTTAGGTAGTTTTGACGACGATGGCAATCTGGTAACTGTTAAAAAGcacaaattaaataaaataatagatgAAGAACACGAAGAACATGAAGAGTATGAACAAAAAGAactaaaagaaaaagaaaaagaaaaagaaaaagaaaaagaaaagaaaaaagaaattaaaaagacagtatcaaaatataatatagaAATTGAAGATGATTTAGAAATGGAGgaagatgaaaaattaaataacaatCAAAGTTATGATAGAACTGAACaacaaaatgataataataatgataatgataatattgataatatgaTGGACGAAGAGGATGATGAAATTTCTTCATCACCTCAACCAAttagaaaagaaaataaaatagttaaaaacgataaaaaaaaagagaaaaaagaagaaaccaataataataataataataataataataataataataataataataataataataataataataataataatagtattagtaATACAAGTCAAAATAGTATAACAAGTCAACAAAGTGATATTAgcaataatagtagtggAAGTGTTTGTAAAAGGGGTAAAAGAGGTGCTGGAAAAGTAAATGATGTATATATCAATAATATAGGTATTGATATTGTAAATAGTAAAAGAAAAACATCAAAACCTGAAAGATTAGAAGAacaaattttacaaaaatcatcttcatcattatcttcatcttcttcattacCCTCGTCATCTTCATCctcctcatcatcatcttcatttgataataaagagaaagaagaaataattaataaatcaccaaaaaaacaacaaacaccaaaaacaacaacaacaacaacaaaaacaactacaaaaacaacatcatcaacagcaaaagcaaattcaaatataaagatattattttcaatgttTTCAGATGATGTTGTAAAGaattttgaatcaatttgtttaaaaCTTGGTGGTTCATTagcaaataattcaaaagaatGTACACATTTGGTTAGTGATGAAATGAAAAGATCGAAAAAGATATTGGAGTGTATTTCATTTGGTAAAATTATTGTAACCTCTAAATGGTTAAAGGAAAGTAAGAAATCGAATCATTTCTTACCAGAATCACAATACCTTTTAAAGGATGAAAAAGCAGAATCAGAGTGGGATTTTAATTTGGAGAAATCTTTATCAATCGCTAGAAATAGGGTTAGTGGTAGTGCTGCTTTAAAACCGTTGTTTAATAATATGTTGTTTTTCATAACAAAGAATTCAATACCACCAAAGGAATTCCTTAAAGAGATTATTGAAATCAATGGTGGTAATTTATTGGATGATATCAAAGATGCTGAGAACCAAgagaatcaaaaaaaaattatagccGTAATTGCAAATGctgataaagataaaaggtctttaaaaaaatggtcTGATAATTCttataaagttttaaaaggagatttcattttattatctgTACTTTCtcaacatttaatttatgaAGGTtgtgaaatttaa
- the gacH gene encoding RhoGAP domain-containing protein: MSGVGGESVHLRRSSTTATTTGSSKSSLNISKSVSPTGNKAVSPMSSPNSLQSGATPTIAQLQSLLKQQQQPNHSITTNNNNNKSVSVEIDDLKSQLQHSNINDTFNEDEEIEEVTDEVIINHDYHSSEDEYEDDEDEDENNNSVNNNSNNNSNNNNNNNTSISSAHSCESIAEEEELTASPILSRQYSYTIGHGTKPDVVLSIGGGFHSSPRSNRSESTIVHEDDLTNQNDKVINAKDKISSDYKRMMEDPEAFRNEKLKQRKSKFFTKKDLEEIPFNPSSGTQLRSTLFQQFMNEKIQMISENPEKYKSELMKFYKQNLKPQVPKSPQSSGSLSTHSDKLKTSSSLQRSRSVSQPPVVTGNSKNAIGSLDTILEKERKRDGNQDRQLPILFTKCVDFLSNDEALKTEGLFRVAGNSSEVEDLMKSILLYGSDIPSNCCYHVVSNMLKKFLRQLSTPVFTFKYHNDFIQTMKLNNDEERIKAIKEILKLIPPVNQLLIKELMKFLVKVTSFSNVNMMHAHNLGLMFGPNMLKAPSDSEMNAISMLDAGNQVITLLIENYNLFYDN, from the exons atgagtGGTGTAGGAGGTGAATCAGTACATTTGAGAAGATCATCAACAACTGCGACAACCACAGGATCTAGTAAAAGTAGTTTAAATATAAGTAAGTCAGTTTCACCTACTGGTAATAAAGCAGTTTCACCCATGAGTTCACCAAACTCATTGCAAAGTGGTGCAACTCCTACAATAGCACAATTACaaagtttattaaaacaacaacaacaaccaaatcattcaataacaacaaataataataataataaatcagtATCggttgaaattgatgatttaaaatctCAACTACAACATTCAAATATAAACGATACCtttaatgaagatgaagaaattgaagaagTAACAGACGAGGTTATCATTAATCATGATTATCATTCATCTGAAGATGAatatgaagatgatgaagatgaagatgaaaataataatagtgtaaataataatagtaataataatagtaataataataataataacaatacaaGTATAAGTAGTGCACATAGTTGTGAAAGTATAGCAGAGGAAGAGGAACTTACAGCATCACCAATTTTATCAAGACAATATAGTTATACAATTGGTCATGGTACAAAACCTGATGttgttttatcaattggCGGTGGATTCCATTCATCACCAAGATCAAATAGATCAGAGAGTACCATAGTTCATGAAGATGATCTCACAAATCAAAATGATAAAGTTATAAATGCAAAAGATAAAATCTCTTCAGATTATAAAAGAATGATGGAAGATCCTGAAGCATttagaaatgaaaaattaaaacaacgtaaatcaaaattctttacaaaaaaag atttagaAGAAATACCATTTAATCCATCATCAGGTACTCAATTAAGATCAACATTATTTCAACAATTTATGAATGAAAAGATACAAATGATATCAGAGAATCCAGAGAAATATAAAAGcgaattaatgaaattttataaacaaaatttGAAACCACAAGTACCTAAATCACCACAATCAAGTGGATCATTATCAACACATTCCGATAAATTAAAGACATCATCGTCATTACAAAGAAGTAGATCAGTTAGTCAACCACCAGTTGTGACTGGTAATAGCAAGAATGCAATTGGTTCATTGGATACTATTTTAGAAAAGGAGAGAAAGAGGGATGGAAATCAAGATAGACAATTACCAATACTATTCACAAAGTGTGTTGATTTCCTCTCAAATGATGAAGCTTTAAAAACTGAAGGTCTTTTTAGAGTTGCAGGTAATTCAAGTGAAGTTGAAgatttaatgaaatcaatATTACTCTATGGTTCCGATATTCCAAGTAATTGTTGTTATCATGTAGTTTCAAATAtgttaaaaaagtttttacgTCAATTATCAACTCCAGTTTTCACTTTTAAATATCATAATGATTTCATCCAAACAATGA aattaaataatgatgaagaaagAATTAAAGCAATTAaagagattttaaaattaataccaccagttaatcaattattaattaaagagttgatgaaatttttaGTAAAAGTAACTAGTTTTTCAAATGTTAATATGATGCATGCTCATAATTTAGGTTTAATGTTTGGTCCAAATATGTTAAAGGCGCCATCAGATTCTGAAATGAATGCAATTTCAATGTTGGATGCTGGTAATCAAGTAATcactttattaattgaaaattataatttattttatgataattaa
- the psmB1 gene encoding 20S proteasome subunit beta-1, with product METLKLSALPEKDKQQPISHGRFEAYVDNGGTVLAVAGKDYCVIAGDTRMSDGGYGIQTRKYTKIFQLTKKCVLATSGMQADTIALQKRLKSMLESFEKEHGKPMSTPAIAQFLSNTLYYKRFFPYYTFNLVAGVDEQGEGWIWTYDAVGSHERVKYSSQGSGNQLVIPLLDNQVAKFNQQIVEGNKDVSCEQVVSFVKDSITSAGERDIYTGDFADIVVVDKNGVHWEKFELKLD from the exons atggaaactttaaaattaagtGCATTACcagaaaaagataaacaacaaccaatcaGTCATGGAAGATTTGAGGCATATGTAGATAATGGAGG taCAGTTTTGGCAGTTGCTGGTAAAGATTATTGTGTTATTGCTGGTGATACACGTATGTCTGATGGTGGTTATGGTATTCAAACTAGAAAATATactaaaatttttcaatt aaCAAAGAAATGTGTTTTAGCAACATCAGGTATGCAAGCAGATACAATTGCATTACAAAAACGTTTAAAATCAATGTTggaatcatttgaaaaagaGCATGGTAAACCAATGAGTACACCAGCAATCGCTCAATTCTTATCAAACACATTGTACTATAAAAGATTTTTCCCATACTATACTTTCAATTTAGTTGCTGGTGTAGACGAACAAGGTGAAGGTTGGATTTGGACTTATGATGCTGTAGGTAGTCATGAAAGAGTTAAATACTCTTCTCAAGGTTCTGGTAATCAATTAGTAATTCCATTACTCGATAACCAA gtTGCTAAATTTAATCAACAAATTGTAGAAGGAAATAAAGATGTATCATGTGAACAAGTTGTTTCATTTGTAAAGGATTCAATTACATCTGCTGGTGAAAGAGATATTTACACTGGTGATTTTGCAGATATTGTTGTCGTTGATAAAAATGGTGTACATTGGGAGAAATTCGAACTTAAGTtagattaa
- the hbx4 gene encoding homeodomain containing protein (Similar to HOX), whose translation MNTVEENNTKITDNNNNNNNNNNNNNNNNNNNKNNDGENLSQQLIDSNNKKLRSPIQVYFDSDVSSCSLQSQSSPQQLPTQQPIQQQINNIFNHFLPQNQAPLLQAQNQQPINNINQVSNFQIQPIPLTFQLPNNINTNTNNTNMINNVQQFQNNFLNNNDFSLTDPVPSPFVLFNNNNNNNNNNNNNNNNNINNFHHNNINNNFDNNNSNYNTINTHPNNTNNNSSNINQIQSNIYPQQNLHNPFLPIHNNNNINNNNINKNNNNYNNNNNNKNNNNNNNNNNNNNNPQLFSMEPPNGFNHSTTDNTSSVSSVPSNKKKSSKTKQKSKPLTIQQQQQHKSNYHQQPNQNSQHLQSKPNSPILISSPLNSQQNSSPPQPSPTQSFLSPPQYSQSPQNNNFNNNNNNISNNNNNNNNNNNNNNNNNNNNNNNNNNNNNNNNNNNNNNNNNNNNNINNSTNNNNNNSNTNNNTNTNTNNNNNKNNNNNNNNEIENNNNEELILLWYNSIIKNIIVDENHFKIENQFNKENGYLVFKQLFKNHFGSIGTIGKEMAEYIQLHCEVMNEITELSKFHFQSIDNFYNNYIRIINGYSLIPAKDSGATIKARPKKGAKLSKESKDILENWIKNHIAHPYPTNDEKEQLQRQTGLTPNQISNWFINTRRRKVPTLCDEAGIITNSNVMPQMTINNNNNNGGNSNFKNNNNNTITTTSTSNNNNNNNNNNHNEMECDDGENEESSEYDD comes from the coding sequence atgaatactgttgaagaaaataataccaaaatcaccgataataataataataataataataataataataataataataataataataataataataaaaataatgatggtgaaaATTTATCACAACAATTAatagattcaaataataaaaaactgaGATCACCAATTCAAGTTTATTTTGATTCTGATGTTAGTTCTTGTTCATTACAATCACAATCATCACCTCAACAATTACCAACTCAACaaccaattcaacaacaaatcaataatatttttaatcattttttaccACAAAATCAAGCTCCACTTTTACAAgcacaaaatcaacaaccaattaataatataaatcaagtttcaaattttcaaattcaaccaaTCCCTTTAACATTtcaattaccaaataatattaataccaataccaataacaCCAATATGATAAACAATgttcaacaatttcaaaacaattttttaaacaataatgatttttCTTTAACTGATCCAGTTCCATCTccttttgttttatttaacaataataataataacaataacaataacaataacaataacaataacaatattaataattttcatcataataatattaataataattttgataataataatagtaattataaTACTATTAATACTCATcctaataatactaataataatagtagtaatataaaccaaattcaatcaaatatATACCCACAACAAAATTTACACAACCCTTTCTTACCAatccataataataataatattaataataataatattaataaaaataataataattataataataataataataataaaaataataataataataataataataataataataataacaatccacaattattttcaatggaGCCACCTAATGGCTTTAATCATTCCACAACTGATAATACATCATCAGTATCATCAGTAccatcaaataaaaagaaatcttcaaaaactaaacaaaaatcaaaaccacTTACtatccaacaacaacaacaacacaagTCCAACTACCATCAACAACCAAATCAAAATTCTCAACATTTacaatcaaaaccaaattCACCAATTTTGATTTCATCTCCACTTAATTCTCAACAGAATTCATCACCACCCCAGCCATCTCCTActcaatcatttttatctCCACCTCAATATTCACAATCaccacaaaataataattttaataataataataataatattagtaataataataataataataataataataataataataataataataataataataataataataataataataataataataataataataataataataataataataataataataataataataataataatataaataatagtacaaataataataataacaatagtaatacaaataataatacaaatacaaatacaaataataataataataaaaataataataataataataataatgagattgaaaataataataatgaagaattaaTACTACTTTGgtataattcaattataaagaatataattgttgatgaaaatcattttaaaattgaaaatcaatttaataaagaaaatggttatttagtatttaaacaattatttaagaATCATTTTGGATCAATTGGTACAATTGGTAAAGAGATGGCAGAATATATTCAATTACATTGTGAAGTTATGAATGAAATTACAGAACTTtcaaaatttcattttcaatcaattgataatttctataataattatattagaATCATTAATGGTTATTCTTTAATTCCTGCAAAAGATAGCGGTGCTACAATTAAAGCTAGACCTAAAAAAGGTGCAAAACTATCCAAAGAGTCTAAAGATATTCTAGAGAATTGGATTAAAAATCATATAGCTCATCCATATCCAACCAATGATGAAAAAGAGCAATTACAAAGACAAACTGGTTTAACTCCaaatcaaatttcaaattggTTCATTAATACTCGTAGAAGAAAAGTTCCAACTCTATGTGATGAAGCTGGTATAATTACAAATAGTAATGTAATGCCACAAAtgacaataaataataataataataatggaggtaatagtaattttaaaaataataataataatactattacaacaacttcaacatctaataataacaacaataataacaataataatcacAACGAAATGGAATGCGATGATggtgaaaatgaagaaagcAGTGAATATGatgattaa
- a CDS encoding NmrA-like protein encodes MTKLVTVFGATGQQGSSVVRELLKNGNFKVRALTRDPSSEASKSLKELGAEVVKSNDTDSKEAIQEVLKGSDAVFALTIAFAQNETDVGKKIADAAFGAGVKHFVFSGLPPCNKISNGRIIVPHFDQKYLVEEYVRELSESNPSFISSFVYAPFYYQNFKSFVPKKNENGDGGYTISLPSNGKPMDMGDVDNIGAIVCEILLNENKYSGVVVPFSGGALSGPEIANIFSKVSGKSVTFKFIPPSIFRTFGFPNANDLASMFEFYNEFGVFNDLDQSIASKITKFTTFGEYLKNSNFKLD; translated from the coding sequence atgacaaaaTTAGTTACAGTTTTTGGAGCAACAGGTCAACAAGGTAGTTCAGTTGTTAgggaattattaaaaaatggtaattttaaagttcGTGCATTAACAAGAGATCCAAGTAGTGAAGcatcaaaatcattaaaagagTTGGGAGCTGAAGTtgtaaaatcaaatgataccGATTCAAAAGAAGCTATTCAAGAAGTTTTAAAAGGTAGTGATGCTGTATTTGCTTTAACAATTGCTTTTGCACAAAATGAAACCGATGTTGGTAAAAAGATAGCTGATGCTGCATTCGGTGCTGGTGTTAAACACTTTGTATTCAGTGGTCTTCCTCCATGTAATAAGATTTCAAATGGTCGTATCATCGTACCACATTTTGACCAAAAATATTTAGTTGAAGAATATGTTAGAGAATTATCTGAATCCAATCCATCATTTATCAGTTCATTCGTTTATGCaccattttattatcaaaattttaaatcattcgtaccaaaaaagaatgaaaatggtgatggtggttaTACAATCTCTTTACCATCAAATGGCAAACCAATGGATATGGGTGATGTTGATAATATCGGTGCAATAGTATGTGAAATcctattaaatgaaaataaatattctgGTGTTGTTGTACCATTCTCTGGTGGAGCTCTTTCTGGTCCTGAAATTGCCAATATCTTCTCCAAAGTATCTGGTAAATCTGTTACATTCAAATTTATACCACCTTCAATATTCCGTACATTTGGATTCCCAAATGCTAATGATTTAGCTTCAATGTTTGAATTTTACAATGAATTTGGTGTATTCAATGATTTAGATCAATCAATTGCttcaaaaattacaaaattcaCAACATTTGgagaatatttaaaaaattcaaattttaaattagattaa